A genomic window from Pseudomonas alcaligenes includes:
- a CDS encoding substrate-binding periplasmic protein: METRRIRRVACLLLIVLCPALPQSSAAAAVDLPLDVAFYEAGFLYSQGAGIDRDVVDELARRGGYRFTYVERPRARIWKDLARGSLAMTVSGMETAERRQFAYFIPYIAQKNMALVINPRIRDAQQLLQMQDAQLAVVRGFRHGPTYDPIVAQLMRSGRVTEVATAHNLFLMLQAGNRVDVIFSQQLFYEKELAELALQSRVTVRDWALDEAPQPLCLVLSKAHFSEQDYRRMAGIVAEMRADGSLRRIVARYVSGPTLDNALSY, translated from the coding sequence ATGGAAACGAGGCGCATCCGTCGCGTTGCCTGCCTGCTGCTCATCGTGCTGTGCCCGGCACTGCCGCAGAGCAGCGCGGCAGCAGCAGTCGACCTGCCCCTGGACGTGGCCTTCTACGAGGCCGGCTTCCTCTATTCGCAGGGCGCCGGCATCGACCGCGACGTGGTCGATGAGCTCGCACGCCGCGGCGGCTACCGCTTCACCTACGTGGAACGGCCACGGGCGCGCATCTGGAAGGACCTTGCCCGGGGCAGCCTGGCGATGACCGTGTCCGGGATGGAAACCGCCGAGCGCCGGCAATTCGCCTACTTCATCCCCTACATCGCGCAAAAGAACATGGCGCTGGTGATCAACCCGCGCATCCGCGATGCGCAGCAGCTGCTGCAGATGCAGGACGCCCAGCTGGCGGTGGTGCGCGGCTTCCGCCACGGCCCGACCTACGATCCGATCGTCGCGCAGCTGATGCGCAGCGGCCGGGTGACCGAAGTGGCAACCGCCCACAATCTCTTCCTCATGCTGCAGGCGGGCAACCGCGTCGACGTGATCTTTTCCCAGCAGCTCTTCTACGAGAAGGAACTGGCCGAGCTGGCCCTGCAATCGCGCGTCACGGTCCGGGACTGGGCGCTGGACGAAGCGCCGCAACCGCTCTGCCTGGTGCTGAGCAAGGCGCATTTTTCCGAGCAGGACTACCGCCGGATGGCCGGCATCGTGGCGGAGATGCGCGCCGACGGCAGCCTGCGCCGCATCGTCGCACGCTACGTCTCGGGCCCCACGCTGGACAACGCCCTGAGCTACTGA
- the aspA gene encoding aspartate ammonia-lyase, which yields MSAAASTRIEKDLLGTLEVPADAYYGIQTLRAVQNFRLSGVPLSHYPKLVIALAMVKQAAADANRELGHLSAAKHTAISTACARIIQGEFHDQFVVDMIQGGAGTSTNMNANEVIANIALEAMGFEKGEYKHLHPNNDVNMAQSTNDAYPTAIRVGLLLGHDSLLNALDKLIQSLAAKGLEFGHVLKMGRTQLQDAVPMTLGQEFRAFATTLGEDLQHLKRLAPALLTEVNLGGTAIGTGINADPKYQKLAVERLAIVSGHPVVPAADLIEATSDMGAFVLFSGMLKRTAVKLSKICNDLRLLSSGPRTGINEINLPPRQPGSSIMPGKVNPVIPEAVNQVAFEVIGNDLALTLAAEGGQLQLNVMEPLIAYKIFDSIRLLTRAMDMLRELCIDGISANEQRCRELMENSIGLVTALNPYIGYENATRIAKTALDTGRGVLELVREEQLLDEATLADILRPENMIAPRLVPLQG from the coding sequence ATGTCCGCTGCTGCATCCACCCGCATCGAAAAAGACCTGCTCGGCACCCTGGAAGTCCCCGCCGACGCCTACTACGGCATCCAGACCCTGCGCGCCGTGCAGAATTTTCGACTGTCCGGTGTTCCGCTGTCGCACTACCCGAAACTGGTGATCGCCCTGGCCATGGTCAAGCAGGCCGCCGCCGACGCCAACCGCGAGCTGGGCCACCTGTCCGCCGCCAAGCACACGGCGATCAGCACCGCCTGCGCGCGCATCATCCAGGGCGAGTTCCACGACCAGTTCGTGGTCGACATGATCCAGGGCGGCGCCGGCACCTCGACCAATATGAACGCGAATGAGGTCATCGCGAATATTGCGCTGGAGGCCATGGGCTTTGAGAAAGGCGAGTACAAGCACCTGCACCCGAACAACGACGTGAACATGGCGCAGTCGACCAACGACGCCTACCCGACCGCCATCCGCGTCGGCCTGCTGCTCGGCCACGACAGCCTGCTCAACGCGCTGGACAAGCTGATCCAGTCCCTGGCCGCCAAGGGCCTGGAGTTCGGCCACGTGCTGAAGATGGGCCGCACCCAGCTGCAGGACGCCGTGCCCATGACCCTGGGCCAGGAATTCCGCGCCTTCGCCACCACCCTGGGCGAGGACCTGCAACACCTCAAGCGCCTGGCCCCGGCCCTGCTCACCGAAGTGAACCTGGGCGGCACCGCCATCGGCACCGGCATCAACGCCGATCCGAAGTACCAGAAGCTCGCCGTCGAGCGCCTGGCCATCGTCAGCGGCCACCCGGTGGTGCCGGCGGCCGACCTGATCGAGGCCACCAGCGACATGGGCGCCTTCGTCCTGTTCTCCGGCATGCTCAAGCGCACCGCGGTCAAGCTGTCGAAGATCTGCAACGACCTGCGCCTGCTCTCCAGCGGCCCGCGCACCGGCATCAACGAGATCAACCTGCCGCCGCGCCAACCGGGCAGCTCGATCATGCCGGGCAAGGTCAACCCGGTGATCCCGGAAGCGGTCAACCAGGTGGCCTTCGAGGTGATCGGCAACGACCTGGCCCTGACCCTCGCCGCCGAGGGTGGCCAGCTGCAGCTGAACGTCATGGAGCCGCTGATCGCCTACAAGATCTTCGACTCGATCCGCCTGCTGACCCGCGCCATGGACATGCTGCGCGAGCTGTGCATCGACGGCATCAGCGCCAACGAGCAGCGCTGCCGCGAACTGATGGAGAACTCCATCGGCCTGGTCACCGCGCTCAACCCCTACATCGGCTACGAGAACGCCACCCGCATCGCCAAGACCGCGCTCGACACCGGCCGCGGCGTGCTGGAGCTGGTGCGCGAGGAGCAGCTGCTGGACGAGGCCACCCTGGCCGACATCCTGCGCCCGGAGAACATGATCGCGCCGCGCCTGGTGCCGCTGCAGGGCTGA
- a CDS encoding polyamine ABC transporter substrate-binding protein, translating into MFRVLAPLLLALGPGLAVAADSIRVYNWNDYIAPQVLEDFTKATGIAVEYHTFSTDEELDQALASGESIDVAVPSHDELPALIAAGKLQPLDLARLPGRKHLDKQLLSKLAAVDPQNRYAVPYLWGAVGLAINTPQAEAAFGGPLPHSWSLLFDPAQSAKLAACGISVLDAPDEMLYGLLNYQGRSFANSSPGRIRKAGELLQGLRPNLRYVDSERYIDDLNQGQLCLAMAWVGDALGAIDAGQPVQFVVPEEGSTLFIDNLVIPASARRADLAHRFIDYLLQPEVAARITSEVLYPSANADAREFLDPALRDQPGLYPDRDTKRRLFATVPLPDKLKATRDEVWSRFRDGG; encoded by the coding sequence ATGTTTCGCGTTCTTGCTCCGCTGCTACTGGCCCTCGGCCCGGGACTGGCGGTCGCCGCCGACAGCATCCGGGTCTACAACTGGAACGACTACATCGCCCCGCAGGTGCTGGAGGACTTCACCAAGGCCACCGGCATCGCCGTCGAATACCACACCTTCAGCACCGACGAGGAACTCGACCAGGCCCTGGCCAGCGGCGAGAGCATCGACGTCGCGGTGCCCTCGCATGACGAGCTGCCGGCACTGATCGCCGCCGGCAAGCTGCAGCCGCTGGACCTGGCCCGCCTGCCCGGACGCAAGCACCTGGACAAGCAACTGCTGAGCAAGCTGGCCGCGGTCGATCCGCAGAACCGCTACGCCGTGCCCTACCTGTGGGGTGCGGTCGGCCTGGCGATCAACACCCCGCAGGCCGAGGCCGCCTTCGGCGGGCCGCTGCCGCACAGCTGGAGCCTGCTGTTCGACCCCGCACAGAGCGCCAAGCTGGCTGCCTGCGGCATCAGCGTGCTGGATGCCCCGGACGAGATGCTCTACGGCCTGCTCAACTACCAGGGCCGCAGCTTCGCCAACAGCTCGCCCGGGCGCATTCGCAAGGCTGGCGAGCTGCTCCAGGGCCTGCGCCCGAACCTGCGCTATGTGGACAGCGAGCGCTACATAGACGACCTCAACCAGGGCCAGCTGTGCCTGGCCATGGCCTGGGTCGGCGACGCCCTGGGCGCCATCGACGCCGGCCAGCCGGTGCAGTTCGTCGTGCCGGAAGAGGGCTCGACCCTGTTCATCGACAACCTGGTGATTCCGGCCAGCGCCCGCCGCGCCGACCTAGCGCACCGCTTCATCGACTACCTGCTGCAGCCCGAGGTGGCGGCCAGGATCACCAGCGAGGTGCTTTATCCCAGCGCCAACGCCGATGCCCGCGAGTTCCTCGACCCGGCCCTGCGCGACCAGCCCGGCCTCTATCCGGACCGTGACACCAAGCGCCGCCTGTTCGCCACGGTGCCGCTGCCGGACAAGCTCAAGGCCACCCGCGACGAGGTGTGGAGCCGCTTCCGCGACGGCGGCTGA
- a CDS encoding LysR substrate-binding domain-containing protein, which yields MNLETKWLEDFVALAATRSFSQAAEKRFVTQPAFSRRIRSLEAALGLTLVNRTRTPVELTESGQLFLVTARSMVEQLGEVVRHLHHLEGQQGEVLQIAAAHSLTLGFFPEWIARLRREGLPLSTRLVATNVGEAVHSLREGSCDLILAYYDPDAAMQLAPDIFPSLHLGTTAMLPVCAVGEDGSPLFDLDGGHSVPLLAYSAGAFLGRSVNQLLRQRALRSTTVYETAMADSLKTMALQGLGVAWVPRLSVTMELARGELAVCGGEHWQVPLEIRLYRCVLSRKAAVRLLWRKLEGGVGRAQ from the coding sequence ATGAATCTGGAAACCAAATGGCTGGAGGACTTCGTCGCCCTGGCCGCCACCCGCAGCTTTTCCCAGGCCGCGGAGAAGCGTTTCGTCACCCAGCCGGCCTTCAGCCGGCGCATCCGCAGCCTGGAAGCGGCGCTGGGGCTGACCCTGGTCAACCGCACCCGCACGCCGGTGGAGCTGACCGAGTCCGGCCAGCTGTTCCTGGTCACCGCGCGCAGCATGGTCGAGCAGCTCGGCGAAGTGGTGCGCCACCTGCACCACCTGGAGGGCCAGCAGGGCGAGGTGCTGCAGATCGCCGCCGCGCACTCGCTGACCCTGGGCTTCTTCCCGGAGTGGATCGCCCGCCTGCGCCGCGAGGGCCTGCCGCTGTCCACCCGCCTGGTGGCGACCAACGTCGGCGAGGCGGTGCACTCGCTGCGCGAGGGCAGCTGCGACCTGATCCTCGCCTACTACGACCCGGACGCGGCCATGCAGCTGGCCCCGGACATCTTCCCCTCGCTGCACCTGGGCACCACGGCCATGCTGCCGGTGTGCGCGGTGGGCGAAGACGGCTCGCCGCTGTTCGACCTCGACGGCGGCCACAGCGTGCCGCTGCTGGCCTACAGCGCCGGCGCCTTCCTCGGTCGCTCGGTGAACCAGCTGCTGCGCCAGCGCGCGCTGCGCTCGACCACGGTATACGAGACGGCCATGGCCGACAGTCTCAAGACCATGGCCCTGCAGGGCCTGGGGGTGGCCTGGGTGCCGCGCCTGTCGGTGACCATGGAGCTGGCCCGCGGCGAGCTGGCGGTGTGCGGCGGCGAGCACTGGCAGGTGCCGCTGGAGATCCGCCTGTATCGCTGCGTGCTGTCGCGCAAGGCGGCGGTGCGCCTGCTCTGGCGCAAGCTGGAAGGCGGCGTGGGGCGCGCTCAGTAG